A region of Desulfolithobacter dissulfuricans DNA encodes the following proteins:
- a CDS encoding IS1595 family transposase produces MKMPAVSLLEWQKKFGSEEACAAELAKVRWPDGFFCPRCGSRKASYISTRHLYQCSKCRHQVSITAGTIFHATKISLVKWFWAIYLTASDKGGISALRLAKHLGVSWLTAYRMLRKIRMAMAHRDSIYRLKGFIELDDTYVGGKRSGKRGRGAEGKKPVLVAVEMHPDKGAGFTAMKAVETISHDTVQSFLTRKLLTGQKVKTDALPALTVVGTSQQHEKKITPPEEAAKWLPMVHVIIGNMKAFLTGTFHGVSLKYLQEYLDEFCYRFNRRFWEPELPMRLLNACLAHVPVTKAEFG; encoded by the coding sequence ATGAAGATGCCAGCAGTCTCCTTGTTGGAGTGGCAGAAAAAATTTGGCAGTGAAGAAGCGTGTGCGGCCGAGTTGGCAAAAGTGCGATGGCCGGATGGCTTTTTCTGCCCAAGATGCGGCAGCCGAAAAGCAAGCTATATTTCCACCAGACATCTCTACCAATGCTCCAAGTGTCGCCACCAAGTGTCCATCACCGCTGGTACAATTTTTCATGCCACAAAAATTTCACTCGTCAAATGGTTCTGGGCAATTTATCTCACCGCCTCCGATAAGGGTGGCATTTCTGCTCTGCGTCTTGCCAAGCACCTGGGTGTTTCCTGGCTGACCGCATACCGAATGTTGCGAAAAATCCGGATGGCCATGGCTCATCGCGATTCCATATACCGCCTTAAAGGGTTTATTGAACTCGATGATACTTATGTAGGTGGCAAACGATCCGGCAAGCGAGGGCGAGGTGCAGAAGGTAAAAAGCCTGTACTGGTGGCGGTTGAAATGCACCCGGATAAAGGTGCCGGCTTTACGGCTATGAAGGCTGTGGAGACAATTTCCCATGATACGGTGCAGTCTTTCCTTACCAGAAAGCTGCTTACCGGGCAAAAGGTTAAAACCGATGCTTTGCCGGCTCTGACTGTGGTTGGAACGAGCCAGCAGCATGAGAAAAAGATTACACCACCAGAGGAAGCCGCCAAATGGTTGCCTATGGTCCATGTGATCATCGGTAATATGAAAGCCTTTCTTACGGGCACCTTTCATGGGGTAAGCCTCAAGTATCTGCAAGAATATCTGGACGAATTCTGTTACCGATTCAATCGAAGATTCTGGGAGCCGGAATTGCCCATGCGTTTGCTCAACGCTTGCTTGGCCCATGTTCCGGTGACTAAAGCTGAATTTGGTTAA
- a CDS encoding isochorismatase family protein, with translation MVDPQERLMAHIHGADRVVKNIGLMIHLARVLEIPIVANTQYRKGIGPIVPELAELLQDVPCPDKVEFNGLANPDVGQILAGLEPEVDTLLLCGVETHICIYQTTIGALQAGYQVRVVADGISSRTPANDHLGQQRLRELGAVLAPAEMIIYELLRKAGTPEFKAMLPYLK, from the coding sequence GTGGTTGATCCCCAGGAACGGCTGATGGCCCATATCCACGGGGCCGACCGGGTGGTGAAAAATATTGGCCTCATGATCCATCTGGCCCGGGTGCTCGAAATACCCATTGTCGCCAACACCCAGTACCGGAAGGGGATCGGTCCCATTGTCCCGGAACTTGCCGAGCTGTTGCAGGATGTGCCATGCCCGGATAAGGTGGAGTTCAACGGGTTGGCCAATCCCGATGTCGGCCAGATCCTGGCCGGGCTGGAGCCCGAAGTGGATACGCTGCTGCTCTGTGGAGTGGAAACCCATATCTGTATCTACCAGACCACCATCGGCGCGCTGCAGGCCGGGTATCAGGTCCGGGTCGTGGCCGATGGCATCTCTTCGCGCACACCGGCAAACGATCATCTGGGACAGCAACGGCTCCGGGAACTGGGAGCGGTGCTGGCACCGGCGGAAATGATCATTTACGAGTTACTGCGCAAGGCCGGGACTCCGGAGTTCAAGGCCATGCTGCCCTATTTGAAGTAA
- the ltrA gene encoding group II intron reverse transcriptase/maturase: MVDVWYSLYDRMLSRDALHKAFGKVRSAKGAAGIDGQSIKDFAASAEANIDCLLKELWEKSYQPLAVRRVEIPKPTGGVRLLGIPAVRDRVVQQALLDILLPIFDRDFHPSSYGYRPGRSCHQAISKATMFIRDYDRKWVVDMDLSKCFDTLDHDLILSAFRRRIRDGSILGLLEKFLKSGVMTDSGFTASEIGSPQGGVISPLIANVYLDSFDQFMKNRGHRIVRYADDILILCQSKKAAENALEQARHYLEGELLLTVNREKTHICHSSRGVNFLGVSVCSQYTQIQRGKIKSFKAKVKAMTRRNSPVNLEKVIADLNPLLRGFANYFRIANCTGEFSRLMRWIRRRLRAIQLKLWKKPNRLHRRLRQLGYRGKFDAIKMNSWANAASPLSHYALPNGYLHRGLGLFDLGAVSTGISVSI; the protein is encoded by the coding sequence ATGGTTGACGTTTGGTACAGTCTGTATGACCGGATGCTGAGCAGGGACGCTCTGCACAAGGCGTTTGGGAAGGTGAGGTCTGCGAAGGGAGCTGCCGGAATAGACGGCCAGTCCATCAAGGACTTTGCCGCATCAGCCGAAGCCAACATCGACTGTCTCCTGAAGGAACTGTGGGAAAAGAGTTACCAGCCACTGGCCGTGCGCCGGGTAGAGATACCCAAGCCAACCGGAGGAGTTCGGTTGCTCGGTATTCCAGCAGTCCGTGACCGTGTAGTGCAGCAGGCACTGCTCGACATTCTCCTGCCGATATTCGATCGGGATTTCCACCCGTCGAGCTATGGCTATCGCCCAGGCCGCAGTTGTCATCAGGCGATATCCAAGGCGACGATGTTTATCCGTGACTACGATCGAAAGTGGGTAGTTGATATGGATCTGTCCAAATGCTTTGACACCTTGGACCATGATCTCATCCTCAGCGCCTTTCGTCGCCGGATCAGGGACGGGAGTATCCTCGGTCTCCTGGAGAAGTTTCTGAAGAGCGGTGTAATGACGGATTCGGGATTTACGGCTAGCGAGATCGGCAGTCCACAGGGCGGCGTGATCAGCCCTCTGATAGCCAATGTGTATCTCGATTCTTTTGATCAATTCATGAAGAATCGTGGCCACCGAATAGTCCGCTATGCGGACGATATCCTGATTCTGTGCCAATCAAAGAAAGCGGCCGAGAATGCTCTTGAGCAGGCACGGCACTATCTTGAAGGAGAATTGCTGCTGACTGTCAACCGTGAAAAGACCCATATCTGCCACAGCAGTCGGGGCGTAAACTTTCTGGGAGTATCCGTATGCTCTCAGTATACGCAAATCCAGCGAGGCAAGATTAAGTCTTTCAAGGCAAAGGTCAAGGCAATGACCCGGCGTAATTCCCCGGTGAATCTTGAGAAAGTGATTGCAGATCTCAATCCGCTCTTGAGGGGATTTGCCAACTACTTCCGGATAGCGAACTGCACAGGAGAATTTTCAAGGCTGATGAGATGGATTCGGAGAAGACTGCGAGCCATCCAGCTGAAATTGTGGAAGAAGCCCAATCGGCTTCACCGCAGGCTGAGGCAGCTTGGATACAGGGGGAAGTTTGATGCGATCAAAATGAACTCCTGGGCCAATGCGGCAAGTCCTTTGAGCCATTATGCCCTGCCCAACGGATATTTACACCGGGGCTTGGGTCTCTTTGATCTTGGTGCTGTATCTACTGGAATCTCTGTTTCAATATGA
- a CDS encoding sodium:solute symporter family protein yields the protein MSLQLMTYLVVGATFALYVFIAIKARASTTGEFYVAGKGVHPVLNGMATGADWMSAASFISMAGLIAFKGFDASVYLMGWTGGYCLLAMLLAPYLRKYGKFTVPEFIGDRYYSNTARIVAVICLITASLTYVIGQMKGIGVAFSRFLEVPFATGLLVGMAIVFVYAVLGGMKGITYTQIAQYCVLIFAYTVPAIFISLQLTGNPVPQIGLGSTMADGSGVYLLDKLDQVLVDLGFKAYTIQKGTTINMFLLTLSLMIGTAGLPHVITRFFTVPRVRDARSSAGWALVFIAILYTTAPAVGAMARLNLMNTIQIGEVGSPDGNLKISDVPSWFVNWEKTGLLKHEDKNNDGRIQYYNDKNKEFAAKAEAWGWKGNEMTKVDRDIMVLANPEIANLPNWVIALVAAGGIAAALSTAAGLLLAISSSVSHDLLKGVFVPDMTEKNELLASRISMAGAILVAGYLGLNPPGFAAQVVALAFGLAASSIFPAIMMGIFSKRVNNTGAVLGMLSGLGVTLVYIFWFKGWFFIKGTAMLPNTPDNWLFGISPEAFGAVGALINFVVALVVSNMTKEPPEHIQALIEDIRVPGSFSK from the coding sequence ATGAGCCTGCAATTAATGACCTATCTTGTTGTCGGGGCGACTTTTGCCCTTTATGTCTTCATCGCGATCAAGGCCCGGGCCTCCACCACCGGTGAGTTCTACGTCGCCGGTAAGGGTGTCCATCCGGTGCTCAACGGCATGGCCACCGGTGCAGACTGGATGTCCGCGGCCTCCTTTATCTCCATGGCCGGTCTCATTGCCTTCAAGGGCTTTGACGCCTCTGTCTATCTCATGGGCTGGACCGGCGGCTACTGCCTGCTTGCCATGCTGCTGGCCCCCTATCTTCGCAAGTATGGAAAATTCACCGTGCCCGAGTTCATCGGTGACCGCTACTACTCCAATACGGCCCGGATCGTGGCGGTTATCTGTCTTATCACCGCTTCGCTGACCTATGTTATCGGCCAGATGAAGGGTATCGGCGTGGCCTTTTCCCGTTTTCTTGAGGTTCCGTTTGCCACCGGCCTGCTGGTGGGTATGGCCATTGTTTTTGTCTATGCGGTTCTCGGTGGCATGAAGGGTATCACCTACACCCAGATCGCCCAGTACTGCGTACTCATCTTTGCCTATACCGTGCCGGCCATCTTTATTTCCCTCCAGCTCACCGGAAATCCGGTCCCGCAGATCGGCCTGGGTTCCACCATGGCCGACGGTTCCGGAGTCTATCTGCTTGATAAGCTCGATCAGGTGCTCGTTGATCTCGGGTTCAAGGCCTATACGATCCAGAAGGGGACAACCATCAACATGTTTCTCCTGACCCTGTCCCTGATGATCGGTACCGCCGGCCTGCCCCATGTCATCACCCGGTTCTTCACCGTGCCCCGGGTTAGGGATGCCCGTTCCTCCGCCGGCTGGGCACTGGTCTTCATCGCCATTCTCTACACCACGGCTCCGGCTGTCGGTGCCATGGCCCGGCTGAACCTGATGAACACCATCCAGATCGGTGAAGTCGGCTCCCCGGACGGCAATCTGAAGATCTCCGATGTCCCTTCCTGGTTTGTCAACTGGGAAAAGACCGGCCTGCTCAAGCATGAGGACAAAAACAACGACGGCCGCATTCAGTACTACAACGACAAGAACAAGGAATTTGCAGCCAAGGCCGAAGCCTGGGGCTGGAAGGGCAACGAGATGACCAAGGTGGACCGGGATATCATGGTTCTGGCCAATCCGGAAATCGCCAACCTGCCCAACTGGGTTATCGCCCTGGTTGCCGCCGGTGGTATCGCCGCAGCTCTGTCAACGGCTGCCGGGCTGCTGCTGGCGATCTCCTCGTCCGTTTCCCACGACCTGCTCAAGGGTGTCTTTGTTCCTGACATGACGGAGAAGAATGAGTTGCTGGCCTCCCGTATCTCCATGGCTGGTGCCATCCTGGTTGCCGGGTACCTGGGACTCAATCCTCCCGGGTTTGCGGCCCAGGTTGTGGCCCTGGCCTTTGGTCTGGCCGCCTCCTCGATTTTCCCGGCCATCATGATGGGTATTTTCTCCAAGCGGGTCAATAACACCGGTGCGGTTCTGGGGATGCTCTCCGGACTTGGTGTGACCCTGGTCTACATCTTCTGGTTCAAGGGCTGGTTCTTCATCAAGGGAACCGCCATGCTGCCCAACACTCCGGATAACTGGCTGTTCGGAATCTCTCCCGAGGCCTTCGGTGCCGTTGGTGCCCTGATCAACTTTGTTGTCGCCCTGGTGGTCTCCAACATGACCAAGGAGCCGCCCGAGCATATTCAGGCCCTGATCGAGGATATCCGCGTACCTGGATCTTTTTCCAAGTAA
- a CDS encoding DUF4212 domain-containing protein, which translates to MRTDDSIAYWKANIRLVIGCLIVWFIVSYGCGILLAGPLNAIRLGGYQLGFWFAQQGSIYTFVALIFFYAWRMNQLDRKFNVHED; encoded by the coding sequence ATGCGTACAGATGACTCTATCGCCTACTGGAAGGCGAATATCCGACTCGTCATCGGATGTCTCATCGTCTGGTTTATCGTGTCCTACGGATGCGGTATACTGCTGGCCGGGCCGCTCAATGCGATTCGGCTCGGCGGATATCAGCTCGGGTTCTGGTTTGCTCAGCAGGGCTCAATCTACACCTTTGTTGCCCTCATCTTTTTCTACGCCTGGCGTATGAATCAGCTTGACCGCAAATTTAACGTCCATGAAGATTGA
- a CDS encoding 3'-5' exonuclease codes for MKLFEKIPWLRKPHPVIQRNRELFAEFSQARPLGEYTFVVCDTELTGLNRRRDEIISIGAVRIVNLQIELSQTFHEYIRPENIDPNEATLVHRITPQQLVAAPPMEEVLPRFVEFLGDALLVGHFVGIDMHFLNKACRRTLGGTLSNPSVDTMRLARGYKEACCRDFYGRCDTSTSYNLDDLSREFNLPRFKPHDALEDALQTAYLFLFLVKKLKDGGIRTLKDLYRSGRTLGLVS; via the coding sequence ATGAAGCTCTTTGAAAAAATCCCATGGCTGCGCAAACCCCATCCTGTCATCCAGCGCAACCGGGAGCTCTTTGCCGAGTTCAGCCAGGCCCGGCCGCTTGGAGAGTATACCTTTGTGGTCTGTGATACCGAGCTGACCGGACTGAACCGGCGTCGCGACGAGATCATCTCCATCGGCGCGGTACGGATCGTCAACCTGCAGATCGAGCTGAGCCAGACCTTTCATGAGTACATAAGGCCTGAAAACATTGATCCCAACGAGGCCACCCTGGTGCACCGGATAACGCCCCAGCAGCTTGTCGCGGCGCCACCCATGGAAGAAGTGCTGCCCAGGTTTGTGGAGTTTCTCGGTGATGCCCTTCTGGTGGGTCATTTTGTCGGCATTGACATGCATTTTCTGAACAAGGCCTGCCGTCGGACCCTGGGCGGTACCCTGTCCAACCCCAGCGTGGATACCATGCGCCTGGCGCGGGGCTACAAGGAGGCCTGCTGCAGAGATTTTTATGGCCGATGCGATACGTCCACTTCATATAACCTGGATGATTTGAGCCGGGAGTTCAACCTGCCCCGTTTCAAACCCCATGATGCCCTGGAAGATGCCTTGCAGACGGCCTATCTTTTTCTTTTTCTGGTGAAAAAGCTTAAAGATGGCGGCATACGTACCCTGAAGGATCTCTACCGCTCCGGACGCACCCTGGGGCTGGTATCGTGA
- a CDS encoding DUF294 nucleotidyltransferase-like domain-containing protein, with the protein MAVGTSVQDAARAMADYRIGSLLVHAAENEDEIVGIVTDRDLRNKVIAAGLDFRVPVEKIMSSPVVTVLSQSICFDALMKMMSTGVHHLAVERKGRIIGVVTSHDILLLQGNSPYALFKEVRKQQEIQGLYPLSQKIPDVIRNLIKEGAKAGNITRMISILNDQILERLLTLLEDELGPPPVEYCWLLMGSEGRREQTFRTDQDNAIVYADPNNDKQRQEAQDYFTRFAAKAIDHLVNCGYPLCPGDIMATNPRWCQPLSVWKEYFSHWVAAPEPEELLNVTIFFDFRAGYGAAALAEDLRQYLGEITRRQEIYLLHLARECLAARAPLSFFKNFIVEKNGEHKNKLDIKRSGLTPFVNFARVMALKYGVRETNTLARLHVLADEGHISRDLWAEASEAYEIQMHLRLIHQLHQIEDGVLPDNHIDPAQLSDLEKRMLKNAFQVIDQLHSVLKNIFPVS; encoded by the coding sequence GTGGCTGTCGGCACCTCGGTGCAGGATGCGGCCCGGGCCATGGCCGACTACCGTATCGGCTCGCTCCTGGTCCATGCCGCTGAAAATGAAGATGAGATTGTCGGTATCGTCACTGACCGGGATCTGCGCAACAAGGTGATCGCCGCCGGGCTGGATTTCCGGGTGCCGGTGGAAAAGATCATGTCCTCTCCCGTGGTCACGGTGCTGTCCCAGTCCATCTGCTTTGATGCCCTGATGAAGATGATGTCCACCGGAGTGCATCACCTGGCCGTGGAACGCAAGGGACGCATCATCGGGGTGGTGACCTCCCACGATATCCTGCTTCTCCAGGGCAATTCACCCTACGCGCTTTTCAAGGAGGTCCGCAAGCAGCAGGAGATCCAGGGCCTCTACCCCCTGTCCCAGAAGATTCCCGATGTGATCCGCAACCTCATCAAGGAAGGGGCCAAGGCCGGCAATATCACCCGGATGATCTCCATTCTAAACGATCAGATCCTCGAGCGGCTGCTCACCCTGCTGGAAGACGAGCTCGGGCCGCCGCCGGTGGAGTACTGCTGGCTGCTCATGGGTAGCGAGGGACGCCGGGAGCAGACCTTCCGTACCGATCAGGATAACGCCATCGTCTATGCCGACCCGAACAATGATAAACAGCGTCAGGAGGCACAGGATTATTTCACCCGTTTTGCCGCAAAAGCCATTGATCACCTGGTCAACTGCGGCTATCCCCTCTGTCCCGGCGATATCATGGCCACCAATCCAAGGTGGTGTCAGCCACTGTCGGTCTGGAAGGAATATTTCAGCCACTGGGTGGCGGCACCAGAGCCAGAGGAACTCCTCAATGTGACCATTTTCTTCGATTTCCGGGCCGGATACGGGGCCGCGGCTCTGGCCGAGGACCTGCGGCAGTATCTCGGCGAGATCACCCGCCGTCAGGAGATCTACCTGCTGCACCTGGCAAGGGAATGCCTGGCTGCCCGGGCCCCGCTTTCTTTTTTCAAGAATTTCATTGTCGAGAAAAACGGCGAGCATAAGAACAAGCTTGATATCAAGCGCAGCGGCCTGACCCCGTTTGTCAACTTTGCCCGGGTCATGGCTCTCAAGTATGGGGTGCGGGAAACAAATACCCTGGCCCGGCTCCATGTCCTGGCCGACGAAGGCCATATCTCCCGGGACCTGTGGGCCGAGGCCAGCGAAGCCTACGAGATCCAGATGCACCTGCGTCTCATTCACCAGCTCCATCAGATAGAAGACGGGGTGCTGCCGGATAACCATATCGATCCAGCCCAACTGTCGGATCTGGAGAAACGGATGCTGAAAAACGCCTTTCAGGTTATCGACCAGCTCCACTCCGTCCTGAAAAATATCTTCCCGGTCAGCTGA
- the acs gene encoding acetate--CoA ligase translates to MSGSEDKITSLLSEGRVFDPPEEGRDQAWIKSMDQYRELYQRSMDDPEGFWAERAEELVTWDRKWDKVLEWDFTKPEIKWFEGGKLNVSYNCLDRHLTDGRRNKAAIIWQGEPEEDVKVYTYQMLHTEVCRFANVLKKKGVKKGDRVSIYLPMIPELAIALLACARIGAMHSVVFAGFSAVALQSRIQDCQAKVLITADAVLRAGKTIPLKPNADQALEDAPSVESCIVVQRAGNEVSMQEGRDSWWHEEIAADDITSECEPEIMDAEDTLFILYTSGSTGKPKGVVHTTGGYLTYAMHTCQWVFDLKDNDVYWCTADIGWITGHSYILYGPLGLGATSLMFEGVPSYPGPDRFWKIVEKFRVNIFYTAPTVIRALMREGEEPIKRWDLSSLRILGSVGEPINPEAWMWYYVNIGKSKLPIVDTWWQTETGGILISPLPYATPLKPGSATFPLPGVDAAIYTEEGKEAAPNEGGHLVIRKPWPGMLRGVFGDPERFKKTYFSRFENIYDPEDGARKDEEGYFWIMGRLDDVINVSGHRLGTAEIESALVSHPAVAEAAVVGMPHPVKGQAIYAYVTLTAAAQESDELLAELRQHVRKEIGPIATPEVIQWAPGLPKTRSGKIMRRILRKIAANDFGDFGDTSTLADPSVVDHLVEGKKKLG, encoded by the coding sequence ATGAGTGGTAGTGAAGACAAGATCACCAGCTTGCTCAGCGAAGGCCGGGTGTTTGATCCCCCGGAAGAAGGTCGGGATCAGGCGTGGATTAAATCCATGGATCAGTATCGGGAACTCTATCAGCGGTCCATGGATGATCCGGAAGGATTCTGGGCCGAGCGCGCCGAAGAGCTGGTAACCTGGGACAGAAAATGGGACAAGGTTCTGGAGTGGGATTTCACCAAACCGGAAATCAAGTGGTTTGAAGGCGGCAAACTCAATGTCTCCTACAACTGCCTCGACCGTCACCTCACCGACGGGCGTCGTAACAAGGCCGCCATCATCTGGCAGGGTGAGCCCGAGGAAGATGTCAAGGTCTACACCTATCAGATGCTGCACACCGAGGTCTGCCGCTTTGCCAATGTCCTCAAGAAAAAAGGCGTCAAGAAAGGGGACCGGGTCTCCATCTACCTGCCCATGATTCCGGAACTGGCCATCGCTCTTCTGGCCTGCGCCCGTATCGGGGCCATGCATTCGGTGGTGTTTGCCGGTTTTTCCGCCGTGGCACTCCAGAGCCGTATCCAGGACTGCCAGGCCAAGGTCCTAATCACCGCTGATGCTGTGCTCAGGGCCGGCAAGACCATTCCGCTCAAGCCCAATGCCGACCAGGCCCTTGAGGATGCACCGTCGGTGGAGAGCTGTATCGTGGTCCAGCGGGCCGGCAACGAGGTTTCCATGCAGGAAGGCCGGGACAGCTGGTGGCACGAGGAGATCGCTGCCGATGATATCACCTCTGAATGCGAGCCCGAGATCATGGATGCCGAGGACACCCTGTTCATCCTCTACACCTCCGGTTCCACCGGTAAGCCCAAGGGTGTTGTCCACACCACCGGCGGCTATCTGACCTACGCCATGCACACCTGCCAGTGGGTCTTTGATCTCAAGGACAACGATGTCTACTGGTGTACGGCCGATATCGGCTGGATCACCGGTCATTCCTATATTCTCTACGGACCGCTCGGCCTGGGTGCCACCTCGCTCATGTTCGAGGGTGTGCCCTCCTATCCCGGTCCGGACCGGTTCTGGAAAATCGTGGAGAAGTTCCGGGTCAACATCTTCTACACCGCGCCCACGGTTATCCGGGCACTGATGCGGGAAGGCGAGGAGCCCATCAAGCGCTGGGATCTCTCCAGCCTGCGGATCCTCGGCTCGGTGGGTGAGCCCATCAATCCCGAGGCCTGGATGTGGTACTATGTCAATATCGGCAAGTCGAAACTGCCCATCGTTGATACCTGGTGGCAGACTGAAACCGGCGGAATCCTGATCTCGCCGCTGCCGTACGCCACCCCGCTCAAGCCCGGTTCGGCCACCTTCCCTCTGCCCGGTGTGGATGCCGCCATTTACACCGAGGAAGGTAAGGAAGCGGCTCCCAATGAGGGCGGCCATCTGGTTATCCGCAAGCCCTGGCCCGGAATGCTGCGCGGCGTGTTCGGTGATCCTGAGCGGTTCAAGAAGACCTATTTCAGCCGTTTCGAGAATATTTACGATCCCGAAGACGGTGCCCGCAAGGACGAGGAAGGCTATTTCTGGATAATGGGTCGACTCGATGACGTCATCAATGTTTCCGGTCACCGACTGGGAACCGCGGAGATCGAATCCGCCCTGGTCTCCCATCCGGCCGTGGCCGAGGCAGCCGTTGTCGGTATGCCCCACCCGGTCAAGGGCCAGGCCATCTACGCCTATGTGACCCTGACCGCGGCGGCCCAGGAGAGCGACGAACTGCTGGCCGAACTCCGGCAGCATGTGCGCAAGGAGATCGGTCCTATCGCCACTCCCGAGGTCATCCAGTGGGCGCCCGGCCTGCCCAAGACCCGGTCAGGCAAGATCATGCGCCGGATCCTGCGCAAGATTGCGGCCAACGATTTTGGCGACTTCGGTGACACCTCCACCCTGGCCGACCCATCGGTTGTCGACCATCTGGTGGAAGGAAAGAAAAAGCTTGGTTGA
- a CDS encoding ArsR/SmtB family transcription factor codes for MVYGQVEDLSRLLKSISHPIRLKILCLLQDRELTVSEIREAVETTGANITQHLNILRNQGVISYRKDANFIYNKISDERITELIKTLQQLFCDSQDKET; via the coding sequence ATGGTTTATGGTCAGGTGGAAGACCTTTCCCGTCTTCTCAAATCCATATCCCATCCCATCCGGCTCAAGATCCTGTGCCTGCTCCAGGACCGGGAACTGACCGTGAGCGAGATCCGGGAGGCGGTGGAAACCACAGGGGCCAACATAACCCAGCATCTCAATATACTGCGTAACCAGGGCGTGATCTCGTACCGCAAGGACGCCAATTTCATCTACAACAAGATTTCGGACGAGCGGATCACCGAACTGATCAAGACCCTGCAGCAACTGTTCTGTGACAGCCAGGACAAGGAAACCTGA